In Urechidicola croceus, a single window of DNA contains:
- the rplR gene encoding 50S ribosomal protein L18: MALSKLDRRQRIKHRIRKIVSGTASKPRLSVFRSNKEIYAQLIDDVAGTTLASVSSRDKAFASGSKGDVAVAVGKAIAEVASKAGIETCAFDRNGYLYHGRVKALAEAAREAGLKF, from the coding sequence ATGGCATTATCAAAGCTAGATAGAAGACAAAGAATTAAGCACAGAATTAGAAAAATTGTTTCTGGAACTGCATCAAAACCTAGATTATCAGTTTTTAGAAGTAATAAAGAAATTTATGCTCAATTAATAGATGATGTAGCGGGAACTACATTAGCATCTGTTTCATCAAGAGATAAAGCATTTGCTTCAGGTTCAAAAGGAGATGTTGCAGTAGCAGTTGGAAAAGCAATCGCTGAGGTAGCATCAAAGGCAGGTATTGAAACTTGTGCTTTTGACAGAAATGGTTATTTGTATCACGGTAGAGTTAAAGCTCTAGCAGAAGCTGCAAGAGAAGCAGGATTAAAATTTTAA
- the rpsE gene encoding 30S ribosomal protein S5 gives MYQSYKNVERVKPSGLELQDHLVGVQRVTKVTKGGRAFGFSAIVVVGDGNGVVGHGLGKSKDVASAIAKAIEDAKKNLVRIPIINQTLPHEQKGKFGGAKVFLKPASHGTGVIAGGAVRAVLESVGVHDVLSKSQGSSNPHNVVKATFDALLQLRSASAIAKQRGISLEKVFKG, from the coding sequence ATGTATCAATCATACAAAAACGTAGAAAGAGTTAAGCCAAGTGGTTTAGAACTACAAGATCATTTAGTAGGTGTACAACGTGTTACCAAAGTAACAAAAGGAGGTAGAGCATTTGGCTTTTCTGCAATTGTTGTTGTTGGAGATGGAAATGGTGTAGTAGGTCACGGTTTAGGAAAATCTAAAGATGTTGCATCAGCAATTGCAAAAGCAATTGAAGACGCTAAGAAAAATTTAGTAAGAATACCAATTATCAATCAAACATTACCTCATGAACAAAAGGGTAAATTTGGTGGAGCAAAAGTATTTTTAAAACCAGCCTCTCATGGTACAGGAGTTATTGCAGGTGGTGCAGTTCGTGCGGTATTAGAATCAGTAGGAGTTCATGATGTATTATCAAAATCTCAAGGTTCTTCAAATCCACATAATGTAGTTAAAGCTACTTTTGACGCCTTATTACAATTACGTAGTGCAAGTGCAATAGCTAAACAAAGAGGTATATCTTTAGAAAAAGTATTTAAAGGTTAA
- the rpmD gene encoding 50S ribosomal protein L30, with product MAKIRVTQVRSKIRRPQNQKRTLEALGLRKIDQVVEHEATPTILGMVNKVKHLVSVEEIK from the coding sequence ATGGCAAAAATAAGAGTAACACAAGTAAGAAGTAAGATAAGACGCCCTCAGAATCAAAAGAGAACGTTGGAAGCATTAGGCTTACGTAAGATTGATCAGGTTGTAGAACATGAAGCTACACCAACAATCCTTGGAATGGTAAATAAAGTTAAACACTTAGTTTCTGTAGAAGAAATTAAATAA
- the rplO gene encoding 50S ribosomal protein L15 — MALNNLKPAAGSVKGAAKRVGRGQGSGKGGTATRGHKGAKSRSGYSRKIGFEGGQMPLQRRVPKFGFTNINRKEYVGVNLDKLQEYVDSGRITDTVNMEVLVENRLARQNDLVKILGRGELKAKLNITVHKFTATAKAAIEAAGGEAITL; from the coding sequence ATGGCATTAAATAACTTAAAACCAGCAGCAGGTTCTGTTAAAGGAGCGGCAAAAAGAGTTGGTAGAGGTCAGGGTTCTGGTAAAGGCGGAACTGCTACAAGAGGTCATAAAGGAGCAAAATCTCGTTCAGGATATTCTAGAAAAATAGGATTTGAAGGAGGTCAGATGCCTTTGCAAAGACGTGTACCTAAGTTTGGATTTACTAACATAAACCGTAAGGAATATGTTGGAGTAAATTTAGATAAGTTACAAGAATATGTAGATAGCGGTAGAATTACTGATACAGTTAATATGGAAGTATTAGTAGAGAACCGTTTAGCTCGTCAAAATGACTTAGTAAAAATATTAGGTAGAGGAGAGTTAAAAGCAAAATTAAACATTACAGTACATAAATTTACTGCAACAGCAAAAGCCGCTATCGAAGCAGCTGGAGGAGAAGCAATAACATTATAA
- the secY gene encoding preprotein translocase subunit SecY — protein sequence MKKFIETVKNIWSIEELRNKILITLSFMVIYRFAAQVTLPGLDGKVIADAMNNKATGGNGIVDIINMFTGGGFSRASVMALGVMPYISASIVVQLMGIAIPYLQKLQKDGESGRKKITQITRWLTIAITLVQGPAYLASLPSLGIPANAFMLGQGGMFWITSMVLLTTGSIFAMWLGEKITDKGIGNGISLLIMIGIIAGFPSSFAQEFLSKTNTGGAGGIMMILIEIIVWLAVILACVYLVTAIRKVAVQYARKTVAGTVRDVAGARQYIPLKLNSAGVMPIIFAQAIMFVPSALTSASFTSDGVKRIAGYFSDFTGVGYNVLFAVLIIVFSYFYTAITIPTNKMADDLKRSGGFIPGIRPGKETGDLLDRILSLITFPGSIFLALLAILPAFVVKFGVQQNWAMFYGGTSLLIMVGVAIDTIQQINSHLLNRHYDGLMKTGSKRKSVA from the coding sequence ATGAAGAAATTTATAGAAACGGTTAAAAACATTTGGTCTATTGAGGAGTTAAGAAATAAAATTCTTATTACCCTTAGTTTTATGGTAATTTACCGCTTTGCAGCACAAGTAACTTTGCCAGGATTAGATGGTAAAGTTATTGCCGATGCAATGAATAATAAGGCAACAGGAGGTAATGGAATTGTTGATATTATCAATATGTTTACTGGTGGTGGTTTTTCTAGAGCATCAGTCATGGCTCTTGGTGTAATGCCTTATATATCTGCATCTATTGTAGTTCAGTTAATGGGAATTGCGATTCCTTATTTACAGAAACTTCAAAAAGATGGAGAAAGTGGTAGAAAGAAAATAACACAAATAACTAGATGGTTAACAATTGCAATTACCTTGGTTCAAGGGCCAGCATATTTAGCAAGTTTACCATCTCTTGGTATACCTGCAAATGCATTTATGTTAGGTCAAGGAGGTATGTTTTGGATTACGTCAATGGTTTTATTAACTACAGGATCTATTTTTGCAATGTGGTTAGGAGAGAAAATCACTGATAAAGGAATTGGCAACGGTATCTCATTATTAATTATGATTGGTATTATTGCAGGATTTCCAAGTTCTTTCGCCCAAGAATTTCTTTCAAAAACAAATACAGGAGGAGCAGGTGGAATTATGATGATTTTAATTGAAATTATCGTTTGGCTTGCTGTGATTTTGGCTTGTGTATATTTGGTAACTGCAATTAGAAAAGTTGCTGTTCAATATGCAAGAAAAACAGTAGCAGGTACTGTACGTGATGTTGCTGGAGCAAGACAATATATTCCTCTAAAACTAAATTCTGCTGGAGTAATGCCCATCATATTTGCACAAGCAATTATGTTTGTACCTTCAGCATTAACATCTGCAAGTTTTACTTCTGATGGTGTTAAAAGAATTGCTGGGTATTTTTCAGATTTTACAGGAGTAGGATACAATGTTTTATTTGCAGTATTAATTATAGTTTTTAGTTATTTTTATACAGCAATTACGATTCCTACCAATAAAATGGCTGATGATTTAAAGAGAAGTGGTGGTTTTATTCCCGGTATTCGACCAGGAAAAGAAACAGGAGATTTATTAGATAGAATTTTATCTTTAATCACTTTTCCAGGATCAATATTTTTAGCTCTATTGGCAATATTACCTGCTTTTGTAGTTAAGTTTGGAGTTCAACAAAACTGGGCAATGTTTTATGGTGGTACATCATTATTAATCATGGTTGGTGTTGCAATTGATACAATACAACAAATTAATTCTCATTTATTAAACCGTCACTACGATGGATTAATGAAAACTGGGAGTAAAAGAAAATCAGTAGCGTAA
- the infA gene encoding translation initiation factor IF-1, with translation MAKQPAIEQDGTITEALSNAMFRVELENGHVVTAHISGKMRMHYIKLLPGDKVKLEMSPYDLSKARITYRY, from the coding sequence ATGGCAAAACAACCAGCAATAGAACAAGACGGAACTATTACAGAAGCATTATCAAATGCAATGTTTCGAGTAGAATTAGAAAATGGACACGTAGTAACAGCGCATATTTCAGGTAAAATGCGTATGCATTATATAAAATTATTACCTGGAGATAAAGTTAAGTTGGAAATGAGTCCATATGATTTATCAAAGGCAAGAATTACTTATAGATATTAA
- the ykgO gene encoding type B 50S ribosomal protein L36, giving the protein MKVRASIKKRSAECKIVRRKGRLYVINKKNPRFKQRQG; this is encoded by the coding sequence ATGAAAGTTAGAGCATCAATTAAAAAGAGAAGTGCCGAGTGCAAGATTGTGCGTAGAAAAGGCAGATTATATGTAATCAATAAAAAGAATCCTAGATTTAAACAAAGACAAGGATAA
- the rpsM gene encoding 30S ribosomal protein S13, which produces MARIAGIDIPKNKRGVIALTYIFGIGKSRAKEILAAAKVDESKKVQDWNDDEIGNIRTEVGTFTIEGELRSETQLNIKRLMDIGCYRGIRHRVGLPLRGQRTKNNSRTRKGKRKTVANKKKATK; this is translated from the coding sequence ATGGCAAGAATAGCAGGTATTGATATCCCAAAAAACAAAAGAGGAGTTATAGCATTAACTTATATTTTTGGAATTGGAAAAAGCAGAGCAAAAGAAATTTTGGCTGCTGCTAAAGTAGACGAAAGTAAAAAAGTTCAAGATTGGAACGATGATGAAATTGGAAACATCAGAACAGAAGTAGGAACCTTTACAATTGAAGGTGAATTGCGTTCTGAAACTCAATTGAACATTAAACGTTTAATGGATATTGGATGTTATAGAGGTATTCGTCATAGAGTTGGTTTACCTTTAAGAGGTCAAAGAACTAAGAATAATTCTAGAACTAGAAAAGGTAAAAGAAAAACAGTAGCTAATAAAAAGAAAGCAACTAAATAA
- the rpsK gene encoding 30S ribosomal protein S11 — protein sequence MAKTSTKKRKVIVEAVGEAHITASFNNIIISLTNKKGDVISWSSAGKMGFRGSKKNTPYAAQTAAEDCAAVAFEAGLRKVKVYVKGPGNGRENAMRTLHNNGIEVTEIIDVTPMPHNGCRPPKRRRV from the coding sequence ATGGCAAAGACAAGTACAAAAAAGCGTAAAGTTATTGTTGAAGCAGTTGGTGAAGCACACATAACAGCATCATTTAATAATATCATTATTTCTTTGACAAATAAAAAAGGTGATGTAATTTCTTGGTCATCAGCAGGTAAAATGGGTTTTAGAGGTTCTAAAAAGAATACTCCTTATGCAGCTCAAACAGCCGCTGAAGATTGTGCAGCAGTAGCATTCGAAGCAGGTTTAAGAAAAGTAAAAGTTTACGTTAAAGGACCTGGAAACGGTAGAGAAAACGCGATGAGAACATTACATAATAATGGAATTGAAGTAACAGAAATTATTGATGTTACACCAATGCCACATAATGGATGTCGCCCTCCAAAAAGAAGAAGAGTATAA
- the rpsD gene encoding 30S ribosomal protein S4, with product MARYTGPTTKIARKFGEAIYGADKSFEKRNFPPGQHGANKRRGKKSEYAVQLQEKQKAKYTYGVLERQFRKMFEKASSSKGITGEILLQLCESRLDNVVYRLGIAPTRRAGRQLVSHRHITVNGELVNVASYSLKAGDVIAVREKSKSLVAIENALASNSNAYEWLTWNNDTLQGTFVSVPERLQIPENIKEQLIVELYSK from the coding sequence ATGGCAAGATATACAGGACCAACAACGAAAATTGCACGTAAATTCGGAGAGGCAATTTATGGAGCAGATAAGTCTTTTGAAAAAAGGAATTTTCCTCCAGGACAGCACGGAGCAAATAAGCGAAGAGGTAAAAAATCTGAGTATGCAGTGCAGTTACAAGAAAAGCAGAAAGCTAAATATACTTACGGTGTATTAGAACGTCAGTTTAGAAAAATGTTTGAAAAAGCATCAAGTAGTAAAGGTATTACTGGTGAAATTTTATTACAATTATGTGAGTCTCGTCTAGACAACGTAGTTTACCGCTTAGGTATTGCTCCAACTCGTAGAGCAGGAAGACAGTTAGTTTCTCATAGACATATTACTGTAAATGGCGAATTAGTAAATGTAGCTTCATATTCTTTAAAAGCTGGCGATGTTATCGCTGTTAGAGAAAAATCAAAATCATTAGTGGCTATCGAAAATGCATTGGCTAGTAATAGTAATGCTTATGAATGGCTAACATGGAATAATGATACTTTACAAGGAACATTTGTTAGTGTACCTGAAAGATTACAAATTCCAGAAAATATCAAAGAACAGTTAATTGTAGAGTTATACTCTAAGTAA
- a CDS encoding DNA-directed RNA polymerase subunit alpha yields the protein MAILNFQKPDKVIMIDSTDFEGRFEFRPLEPGFGLTVGNALRRVLLSSLEGFAITSIRIEGVEHEFSTIKGIVEDVTEIILNLKQVRFKKQIDDTDKETVNVKISDQGQLTAGDLQKYISGFQVLNPDLVICNMEKSVNLQFELSIEKGRGFVPAEENKKSGAALGTIFTDSIYTPIKNVKYAVENFRVEQKTDYEKLVFDIVTDGSISPQDALTEAAKILIHHFMLFSDERITLEADEIAQTETYDEESLHMRQLLKTKLIDMDLSVRALNCLKAAEVDTLGDLVSFNKNDLMKFRNFGKKSLTELDELVHVKGLSFGMDLSKYKLDKE from the coding sequence ATGGCAATTTTAAATTTTCAAAAGCCCGATAAAGTAATAATGATTGATTCTACTGATTTTGAAGGTAGATTTGAATTCAGACCTTTAGAACCAGGATTTGGTTTAACAGTAGGGAATGCATTAAGAAGAGTATTACTTTCATCTTTAGAAGGATTTGCAATAACATCAATTCGTATTGAAGGAGTTGAACATGAATTTTCTACAATCAAAGGAATTGTTGAAGATGTTACAGAAATCATTCTTAACTTAAAACAAGTTCGTTTTAAAAAGCAAATTGACGATACTGATAAAGAAACAGTTAATGTTAAAATATCTGATCAAGGTCAATTAACAGCAGGTGATTTACAAAAATATATTTCAGGTTTTCAAGTATTAAATCCAGATTTAGTTATCTGTAATATGGAAAAATCTGTGAATTTACAATTTGAACTTTCTATTGAAAAAGGTAGAGGATTCGTACCAGCTGAAGAAAATAAAAAATCTGGAGCTGCTTTAGGAACAATATTTACAGATTCAATTTACACTCCAATAAAGAATGTAAAATATGCTGTAGAAAATTTCCGTGTAGAGCAAAAAACCGATTATGAAAAATTAGTTTTTGATATTGTGACTGATGGATCAATCAGCCCACAAGATGCTTTAACTGAAGCTGCAAAAATTTTAATTCACCACTTCATGTTGTTTTCAGATGAGAGAATTACTTTAGAAGCTGATGAAATTGCTCAAACTGAAACATATGATGAAGAGTCATTACATATGAGACAATTGCTTAAAACTAAGTTAATTGATATGGATTTATCAGTAAGAGCATTAAATTGTTTAAAAGCTGCAGAAGTTGATACCTTAGGTGATTTGGTATCATTCAATAAAAATGACTTAATGAAGTTCCGTAATTTCGGAAAAAAATCTTTAACAGAATTAGATGAACTAGTTCATGTAAAAGGTTTAAGTTTCGGTATGGATTTGAGCAAGTATAAACTAGATAAAGAATAA
- the rplQ gene encoding 50S ribosomal protein L17, which translates to MRHGKKFNHLGRKTAHRKAMLSNMACSLIEHKRINTTVAKAKALRQYVEPLITKSKDDTTHNRRIVFSYLRDKYAVTELFKEISVKVGDRPGGYVRIIKLGNRQGDNAPMAMVELVDYNELYNPNGKKKKKSTRRGRSKKVEATTDATTSSETETTEE; encoded by the coding sequence ATGAGACACGGAAAGAAATTTAATCATTTAGGAAGAAAAACAGCGCATAGAAAGGCAATGTTATCAAATATGGCTTGTTCTTTAATTGAACATAAACGTATTAACACAACTGTTGCGAAAGCAAAAGCTTTACGTCAATATGTTGAGCCATTAATTACTAAATCAAAAGATGATACTACTCATAATAGAAGAATTGTGTTTAGTTACTTAAGAGACAAATACGCGGTTACTGAACTATTTAAAGAGATTTCAGTAAAAGTAGGCGATCGTCCAGGTGGATATGTAAGAATTATCAAATTAGGAAACCGTCAAGGAGATAATGCTCCAATGGCAATGGTAGAATTAGTTGATTACAATGAATTATATAACCCTAACGGTAAGAAGAAGAAGAAATCTACTCGTAGAGGTAGAAGTAAAAAAGTTGAAGCAACTACTGATGCTACAACTTCTTCTGAAACTGAAACTACTGAAGAATAA
- the carA gene encoding glutamine-hydrolyzing carbamoyl-phosphate synthase small subunit, translating into MNYKQHNKAILLLEDGTIFEGKSIGIEGSAFGEICYNTGTTGYQEIFTDPSYYGQLMLTTNAHIGNYGITDSEVESDSIKISGLVCRNISSFYSREIASESIAEYFEKQNLVAISDVDTRAVVRYIRDKGAMNSVISTEIDDIEKLKKQLSEQPNMDGLELSSKVSTKEPYFIGDENATYKISALDLGIKKNILRNLVKRDCYIKVFPYNSTFEDLQSFNPDGYFLSNGPGDPTPLIDAQNVAKEIIKHDFPLFGICLGHQVIALAHGIKTYKMHNGHRGINHPVKNIITGKGEITSQNHGFVVEKESLESNKEFELTHIHLNDNTVAGIRMKNKNCFSVQYHPEASPGPHDSSYLFDEFIENIKKAK; encoded by the coding sequence GTGAATTACAAACAACACAACAAAGCAATTTTGCTATTAGAAGACGGAACTATTTTTGAAGGAAAATCAATCGGAATTGAAGGTTCTGCATTTGGAGAAATATGTTACAATACTGGAACGACAGGTTATCAAGAAATTTTTACCGATCCTTCTTATTATGGACAACTAATGTTAACAACCAATGCTCATATTGGAAACTATGGAATTACAGATTCTGAAGTAGAATCAGATTCTATTAAAATTTCTGGATTAGTTTGTCGTAATATAAGTTCTTTTTATTCAAGAGAAATTGCTTCAGAATCAATAGCAGAATATTTTGAAAAGCAAAATTTAGTTGCAATTTCTGATGTAGATACTAGAGCAGTAGTAAGATATATAAGAGATAAAGGAGCAATGAATTCTGTGATTTCAACTGAAATAGATGATATTGAAAAATTAAAAAAACAATTATCCGAACAACCAAATATGGATGGTTTAGAACTATCATCTAAAGTATCTACTAAGGAACCTTATTTTATTGGAGATGAAAATGCTACTTATAAAATTTCAGCATTAGATTTAGGAATAAAAAAGAATATTTTACGAAACTTAGTAAAAAGAGATTGTTACATAAAGGTTTTTCCATACAATTCAACATTTGAAGATTTACAAAGTTTTAACCCTGATGGATATTTCCTTTCAAATGGCCCAGGAGACCCAACACCACTTATTGATGCTCAAAATGTAGCAAAAGAAATAATAAAACATGATTTTCCTCTTTTTGGAATCTGTTTAGGTCATCAAGTAATTGCTCTGGCTCATGGAATAAAAACGTATAAAATGCATAATGGTCATAGAGGAATCAATCATCCAGTTAAAAATATAATTACAGGTAAAGGTGAAATAACATCTCAAAATCATGGATTTGTTGTTGAAAAAGAGTCTTTAGAAAGTAATAAAGAGTTTGAATTGACCCATATTCATTTGAATGACAATACTGTTGCAGGTATAAGAATGAAAAATAAAAATTGTTTTTCAGTGCAATATCATCCTGAAGCAAGTCCTGGACCACATGATTCATCTTATTTGTTTGATGAATTTATAGAGAATATTAAAAAAGCAAAATAA
- the eno gene encoding phosphopyruvate hydratase — protein MSIIINIHARQIFDSRGNPTVEVDVITENGVLGRAAVPSGASTGEHEAVELRDGGSDYMGKGVLKAVKNVNEIIAPELLGTSVFEQNAVDQMMIDLDGTPNKAKLGANAILGVSLAVAKAAANELNMPLYRYVGGVSANTLPVPMMNIVNGGSHSDAPIAFQEFMVMPVGAKSFTHAMQIGSEIFHNLKKILHDRNLSTAVGDEGGFAPTFDGTEDALDTVLKAIDKAGYKAGSEVMLALDCAAAEFYVDGKYNYAKFEGESGKIRTSEEQADYLAELSEKYPIISIEDGMDENDWDGWKYLTDKIGDKVQLVGDDLFVTNVERLSTGIERGIANSILIKVNQIGTLTETIAAVNMAHNAGYTSVMSHRSGETEDNTIADLAVALNTGQIKTGSASRSDRMAKYNQLLRIQEELGDVAYYPQEKAFKIN, from the coding sequence ATGAGTATCATTATTAACATCCATGCAAGACAAATTTTTGATTCAAGAGGTAATCCAACTGTTGAAGTTGATGTAATTACTGAAAATGGAGTTTTAGGTAGAGCCGCAGTTCCTTCAGGAGCATCTACAGGAGAACATGAAGCTGTAGAATTACGTGATGGCGGAAGCGATTACATGGGTAAAGGTGTTTTAAAAGCAGTTAAAAATGTAAATGAAATTATTGCACCTGAATTATTAGGTACATCAGTATTTGAACAAAATGCTGTTGATCAAATGATGATTGACCTTGATGGTACTCCAAATAAAGCAAAGTTAGGTGCTAATGCAATTTTAGGAGTTTCTTTAGCAGTTGCAAAAGCAGCAGCCAATGAATTAAATATGCCACTTTATAGATATGTAGGTGGAGTAAGTGCTAACACACTACCTGTTCCAATGATGAATATTGTAAACGGTGGATCTCATTCTGATGCGCCAATTGCATTTCAAGAATTTATGGTAATGCCAGTTGGAGCAAAAAGTTTTACACATGCAATGCAAATTGGTAGTGAAATTTTTCATAATCTAAAGAAAATTTTACACGATAGAAATTTAAGTACAGCTGTGGGTGACGAAGGTGGTTTTGCACCAACATTCGATGGAACAGAAGATGCTCTTGATACTGTATTAAAAGCAATTGATAAAGCAGGTTATAAAGCCGGAAGTGAAGTGATGCTCGCTTTAGACTGTGCTGCTGCTGAGTTCTATGTAGATGGTAAATACAACTACGCTAAATTTGAAGGTGAATCTGGTAAAATTAGAACATCTGAAGAACAAGCAGATTATTTAGCAGAATTGTCTGAGAAATACCCTATTATTTCAATTGAAGATGGAATGGATGAAAATGATTGGGATGGTTGGAAATATTTAACTGATAAAATTGGAGATAAAGTTCAATTAGTTGGTGATGATTTATTTGTAACAAATGTTGAAAGATTGTCTACTGGAATTGAAAGAGGAATTGCAAATTCAATTTTAATTAAAGTTAATCAAATTGGAACTTTAACAGAAACTATCGCAGCAGTAAATATGGCTCATAACGCTGGTTATACATCAGTAATGTCTCACCGTTCAGGAGAAACTGAAGATAATACAATTGCAGATTTAGCAGTTGCGTTAAATACAGGTCAAATTAAAACAGGTTCGGCTTCTCGTTCAGATAGAATGGCAAAGTACAATCAATTATTGAGAATACAAGAAGAATTAGGTGATGTTGCTTATTATCCACAGGAAAAAGCATTTAAAATCAACTAG
- a CDS encoding DUF481 domain-containing protein, giving the protein MVTDTSGWSGSIGLNINLTKNTKKIFKIDNRIHVQYKNAQHLILFMNDIDFEQLDGQNLISNSVQHLRYNYKIKSKIYWEFFGQTQYNSISKIDFRGLLGTGPRFKISNSEKYKFYLGSLIMYEYDRSKEDIAITNKDLRWSSYLSFSLFPSKNTAIVSTTYYQPKLDGFNDFRISSESSIAVKIFEKLAFKSTFKFNFDKFPVEGIPKSQYSFTNGLIYSFE; this is encoded by the coding sequence ATGGTTACTGACACTTCAGGCTGGTCAGGTTCTATAGGTCTAAATATAAATTTAACTAAAAACACGAAAAAGATTTTTAAAATTGACAATAGAATACATGTTCAATATAAAAATGCCCAACATTTAATATTGTTTATGAATGATATTGATTTTGAACAACTTGACGGTCAAAATCTTATTAGCAACAGTGTTCAACATTTAAGATATAATTATAAAATAAAATCAAAAATATATTGGGAATTTTTTGGTCAGACACAGTATAATTCAATAAGTAAAATTGACTTTAGAGGATTATTAGGTACTGGTCCTCGTTTTAAAATTTCTAATTCTGAAAAATATAAATTTTATTTAGGCTCTTTAATTATGTATGAATATGATAGGTCTAAAGAAGATATAGCAATTACCAATAAAGATTTAAGATGGAGTTCCTATTTGTCATTTAGTTTATTTCCATCAAAAAATACTGCAATAGTTAGCACAACTTATTATCAACCAAAACTAGATGGCTTTAATGATTTTAGAATTTCAAGTGAAAGTTCTATTGCAGTTAAAATTTTTGAAAAACTGGCTTTTAAATCAACTTTCAAATTTAACTTTGATAAGTTTCCTGTTGAGGGAATTCCAAAATCGCAATATAGTTTTACCAACGGACTGATCTATTCATTTGAATAA